One Natrinema marinum genomic window carries:
- a CDS encoding ABC transporter ATP-binding protein, producing the protein MAILEVDDLRKEYGGFVAVEGSSFSIERGEVFGVVGPNGAGKTTTLKILAGLIEPTAGTAVVAGHTPGEPAMQRRLGFLPEESPLYEEMTAIGYLEFFADLYDVPRDVARERIHDSLDRLDLEHRDRRIGNMSKGMQRKVAIARALVNDPDVLIFDEPASGLDPLTTNYIIEFTRELSDEGKTIVFSAHNLFHVESICDRLIIMNDGRIVARGTLEEIRDAHGGTEYHVYATDDGSAGLEATAGPIEVTRENGQVRHVVDDMAAVESIREAVEATGGRVTDIQTKTPSLEEIFLEVASEPTEAET; encoded by the coding sequence ATGGCTATACTCGAAGTGGACGACCTCCGGAAGGAGTACGGCGGCTTCGTCGCCGTCGAGGGCAGCTCCTTTTCGATCGAGCGCGGCGAGGTCTTCGGCGTCGTCGGCCCCAACGGCGCGGGCAAGACGACGACGCTGAAGATCTTGGCGGGGCTGATCGAGCCCACCGCCGGCACTGCCGTCGTCGCCGGCCACACGCCCGGCGAGCCCGCGATGCAGCGCCGCCTCGGCTTCCTTCCCGAGGAATCCCCGCTGTACGAGGAGATGACCGCGATCGGCTACCTCGAGTTCTTCGCGGACCTCTACGACGTGCCGAGGGACGTGGCACGCGAGCGAATTCACGACTCGCTGGACCGGCTCGATCTCGAGCACCGGGATCGCCGAATCGGCAACATGTCGAAGGGCATGCAACGGAAGGTCGCGATCGCGCGGGCGCTGGTCAACGACCCCGACGTACTGATCTTCGACGAGCCGGCGTCGGGCCTCGATCCGCTGACGACCAACTACATCATCGAGTTCACCCGCGAACTGAGCGACGAGGGGAAGACGATCGTCTTCAGCGCGCACAACCTCTTTCACGTCGAGAGTATCTGCGACCGGCTCATCATCATGAACGACGGCCGGATCGTCGCCCGCGGCACCTTAGAAGAGATCCGCGACGCCCACGGCGGGACCGAGTACCACGTCTACGCGACTGACGACGGGAGCGCCGGCCTCGAGGCGACGGCGGGGCCGATCGAGGTGACTCGCGAGAACGGGCAGGTCCGTCACGTCGTCGACGACATGGCCGCCGTCGAGTCGATCCGCGAGGCCGTCGAGGCCACGGGCGGCCGCGTCACGGACATTCAGACGAAGACGCCCAGTCTCGAGGAGATTTTCCTCGAGGTCGCGAGCGAGCCGACGGAGGCCGAGACGTGA
- a CDS encoding SRPBCC family protein — MTRVRTANTPNGRRLEVSTVVAVPAADAWDAIVDTTRWPEWSPIVLGVESTERRIRTGTTGRVRLPGVWVPFRIASCAERRWTWRVTGVPAAGHRVDDLRDERCRIAFELPPSQAGSAPISLRSLENLEALLEGDEATGRRETP; from the coding sequence ATGACTCGAGTCCGGACCGCAAACACGCCGAACGGCCGTCGCCTCGAGGTTTCGACCGTCGTCGCCGTCCCGGCGGCCGACGCCTGGGACGCCATCGTCGATACGACCCGGTGGCCGGAGTGGTCGCCGATCGTTCTCGGCGTCGAGTCGACGGAGCGCCGGATTCGGACCGGGACGACCGGCCGGGTGCGACTCCCCGGCGTCTGGGTCCCGTTCCGGATCGCCTCGTGTGCCGAGCGCCGGTGGACCTGGCGCGTGACGGGGGTTCCGGCCGCCGGTCACCGCGTCGACGACCTTCGCGACGAGCGGTGTCGGATCGCGTTCGAACTGCCGCCATCACAGGCGGGTTCCGCACCGATCAGCCTGCGCTCGCTCGAGAATCTGGAAGCGCTGCTCGAGGGCGACGAGGCGACCGGTCGAAGAGAGACGCCCTGA